In the genome of Quercus robur chromosome 3, dhQueRobu3.1, whole genome shotgun sequence, one region contains:
- the LOC126717722 gene encoding adagio protein 3: MAKQNHHHQRHQQEAQSSGKRLKKWDKDFELEEEDPHDQYYEEDDNYESSCELPLKPALFYPMTPTSFVVSDALEPDCPVIYVNKVFEFYTGYLAHEVLGRNCRFLQYRDPRAQRRHPLVDPVVVSEIRRCLEEGSEFQGELLNFRKDGTPLVNRLRLSPIHDDDGTITHIIGIQVFSEAKIDLNRVSYPIFKETCNQQFDQSGKYSAMRGQLTFSQHQEICGILQLSDEVLAHNILSRLTPRDVASIGSVCRRIRQLTKNEHLRKMVCQNAWGRDVTGALELMTKKLGWGRLARELTTLEAVCWRKMTVGGAVEPSRCNFSACAVGNRLVLFGGEGANMQPMDDTFVLNLDAANPEWCRVSVESSPPGRWGHTLSCLNGSLLVVFGGCGRQGLLNDVFVLDLDAKQPTWREVFGGTPPLPRSWHSSCTIEGSKLVVSGGCTDAGVLLSDTYLLDLTTDNPTWREIPTSWSPPSRLGHSLSVYGKTKILMFGGLAKSGHLQLRSGEAYTIDLEDEKPQWRQLECSALTGIGSQSAVVPPPRLDHVAVSMPCGRIIIFGGSIAGLHSPSQLFLLDPSEEKPSWRILNVPGQPPKFAWGHSTIVVGGTRVLVLGGHTGEEWILNELHELCLASRQDSDL; the protein is encoded by the exons ATGGCAAAGCAAAATCATCACCATCAACGACACCAACAAGAAGCTCAGAGCTCAGGGAAGAGACTGAAAAAATGGGACAAGGATTTTGAACTTGAAGAAGAAGACCCACATGACCAATACTACGAAGAAGATGATAACTATGAAAGCAGCTGCGAGCTTCCATTGAAACCAGCTCTGTTCTACCCAATGACACCCACATCATTTGTGGTGTCCGATGCTCTTGAACCTGACTGTCCTGTCATTTACGTCAACAAAGTCTTCGAGTTTTACACTGGTTACCTTGCTCACGAGGTCCTTGGTCGGAACTG TCGGTTTCTACAATATAGGGATCCTCGTGCTCAAAGGCGTCACCCTTTGGTTGATCCGGTTGTTGTTTCTGAGATTAGAAGATGTCTAGAAGAAGGTTCAGAATTTCAAGGTGAGCTCCTTAATTTCAGGAAGGATGGCACTCCCTTGGTAAACAGGCTGAGACTTTCACCTATACATGATGATGATGGAACTATCACACACATAATAGGCATTCAAGTCTTTTCTGAAGCAAAAATAGACCTGAACCGGGTATCATATCCAATTTTCAAAGAGACTTGCAATCAGCAATTTGATCAGTCAGGTAAGTATTCTGCAATGAGGGGACAATTAACATTCAGCCAGCATCAAGAAATATGTGGAATTCTTCAGCTCTCTGATGAAGTCTTGGCTCACAACATTTTATCGCGCTTGACACCAAGGGATGTAGCTTCCATTGGGTCTGTCTGCAGAAGGATCCGTCAATTGACAAAAAATGAGCATTTGAGGAAGATGGTATGTCAGAATGCATGGGGAAGAGATGTGACAGGTGCGTTGGAACTGATGACGAAGAAGTTAGGGTGGGGGCGTCTTGCCAGGGAACTGACTACTCTTGAGGCTGTTTGTTGGAGGAAAATGACAGTTGGAGGTGCAGTGGAGCCTTCACGTTGCAATTTCAGTGCTTGTGCAGTAGGTAATCGACTTGTGTTGTTTGGAGGAGAAGGAGCTAATATGCAGCCAATGGATGACACATTTGTTCTTAATCTTGATGCTGCAAATCCAGAGTGGTGTCGGGTGAGTGTGGAATCATCCCCACCAGGGCGGTGGGGCCACACACTTTCATGTTTAAATGGTTCTTTGTTGGTGGTTTTTGGAGGATGTGGGCGGCAAGGGTTGCTCAATGATGTTTTCGTTCTTGACTTGGATGCCAAACAGCCAACCTGGAGAGAGGTCTTTGGTGGAACTCCTCCTCTACCAAGATCTTGGCATAGCTCTTGCACAATAGAAGGTTCTAAATTGGTTGTATCAGGTGGATGCACAGATGCTGGGGTACTTCTTAGTGACACGTACTTGCTTGATCTCACTACAGACAATCCAACATGGAGAGAGATTCCAACTTCATGGAGTCCTCCCTCTAGGTTGGGACATTCACTTTCGGTTTATGGTAAGACCAAAATTCTTATGTTCGGTGGACTTGCTAAGAGTGGCCATTTGCAGTTGCGATCAGGTGAGGCTTACACTATTGATTTAGAAGATGAAAAGCCTCAGTGGAGGCAACTGGAGTGTAGTGCATTGACTGGCATAGGCAGCCAGAGTGCCGTGGTTCCTCCTCCTAGACTTGATCATGTTGCTGTCAGCATGCCTTGTGGGAGAATTATCATTTTTGGTGGTTCCATTGCCGGACTTCACTCTCCTTCACAGCTCTTCCTTTTGGATCCATCTGAGGAGAAACCATCATGGAGAATACTCAATGTTCCCGGGCAGCCACCTAAATTTGCTTGGGGTCATAGCACCATTGTGGTTGGAGGGACTAGGGTCTTGGTATTGGGTGGGCACACGGGGGAGGAATGGATACTTAATGAATTGCATGAGTTATGCTTAGCAAGTAGGCAGGACTCAGACCTATAA